The Erythrobacter sp. HL-111 DNA segment CGATCCGCCCTACGAAAGCAGCGAGGTGCGGATGCTGTTCCTCGACGGGCGCGACGACATGGCGAAATGGGCCGAGGAACAACCGCTCGAGGCGGAGCCGGGCGAGTATTTCGAATACTCCTCGAACACCACCGTCATCCTCGCCGACATCGCGGCCGATGCGCTGACCGGGAGCGACGATCCGGAAACGCGGCGCAAGGCCGTCGCCGATTTCCTTGAAGCGCGCCTGTTCGCACCGCTGGAAATGGCTTCGATGGTCCCCGAATTCGACGCCTCGGGCACGCTGATCGGCGGCAGCCTGATGCACGCGACCGCGCGCGACTGGGCGCGTTTCGGCGAATTCCTGCGCCGCAAGGGCCGCGCGCCGGGGGGCGAACAGCTCGTCCCCAGCCGCTGGGTCGAGGAAATGGTGACGCCGAGCCCGGCATCGCCGCATTACGGCCTCCAGACCTGGCTCAACCGGCCGGTCGAGGGGCTCGAATTCCCGCACCCGCTGTTCCCCGACCGCGCGTCGCAGGACCTGTTCGCGCTGATCGGCCACATGGGGCAATATGTCCTCGTCGCACCCGACCGGCGGCTGACCATGGTGCGGCTCGGCCATTCCAACGGGGAGGAGCGGCGCGCCATGCTCCAGCAGGCGGCCGACGTGATCGAGCTCTATCCGGAGCGCTGAGTGCCTCCAGGCACTCGGCGCGGAGCCCCCGCGCAGGCGGGGGCCTCGTTGAGCTTGGCGGCGGATAGGCTGGAGGTCCCCGCCTCCGCGGGGACTCGCAGGAGGGGCTAAAGCCGGAAAGTCCCCTCGACCACCGTCACGCAGGGACCGCCGAGCCAGGCGCGCTGGTCCTTGCCCTCGCCCTCCAGCCGCATGGTGAGCTCCCCGCCGCGCTGCGATGCCTGGTGCGCGCGCAGTTCCCGCCGGCCGAGCCGCTCCGCCCAGAACGGGGCGAGCGCGGCGTGGGCGCTGCCGGTCACGCTGTCCTCGTCCACCCCCCAGGCGGGGACGAACACGCGGCTGACCACGTCGTAATCGCTCTCCTCGTCCGCCGGGGCGGTGCAGATCGCCATGAGGTCGATGTTCCGCAGCGCCGCCATGTCGGGGGCGAGGCCGCTAACCTCGGCTTCGGACTGGAGCGCGACGATCGCGGTCTGCTCGGCCCCGTACCACGACACGAAGACCTCCCCGCGAAAGCCGATCGCGGCGAGGAGATCGGGATGCGAATCGCGCTCGACCAGCGTGACGGGAAGCGCGAGTTCGTAGCCCTCGCCCGCTTTCACGACTTCGAGCACGCCCGCCTTGCGGGTGCGGAAGGTGACTCGGGTTCCCTCGCCGAAACGCTCCGCATCGGACAGGACCACGTGCCCGCTCGCAAGCGTCGCATGGCCGCACAGCGCGACCTCGGAGGTCGGCGTGAACCAGCGCAGTTCCCAGTCCGCCTCGCCCGTTTCATCGCGCACGAGGAAGGCGGTCTCGGCGAAATTGTTCTCCTCGCCGATTCGCTGGAGCACTTCGTCGGGCAGCCATTCCCCGAGCACCATCACGGCCGCCTGGTTGCCGCGGAAGGGGGCGGCGGCGAAGGCATCGACGTGCCAATAGGGTATCGTCCCGGTCATCGAAGAACCTCAGGGATAAAGCAGCGTGTCGCTCCAGCCGAGCGCGTCGCCCGCGCCGGTGAGCGTGAACAGGCGGCGGTCGTGGAGGCGGTTGTCGCGGTCGCGCCAGAACTCGATCCGCTGCGGCGACAGGGTGAAGCCGGTCCATTCGCTCGGGCGCGGGACCCTGCCCTCCTCCTGGTGCTTTGCCCAGATCGCCTTGACCCGGTCGATATAGGTCTGCCGCGTGTCGAGCGGGCGCGACTGGTCGCTCGCAGCGGAGCCGACCTGGCTCTTGTAAGGGCGCGAGTGGAAATAGGCATCGGCGCGCGCGGGCGAGACTTCGGTCAGCGGCCCTTCGATGCGGACCTGGCGGCGCAGGCTCTTCCAGTGGAACAGGAGGCTGGCCTGCATGTTCGCGCGGATTTCCCCGCCCTTGCGGCTGCCGGCATTGGTGAAGAAGGTGAAGCCGCCGCCGATCACGCCGTAATCCGCGCCTTCTTCGGCCCCGTGGCCCTTGAGCAGGACCATCCGCACCGAGGGTGCGCCGTCGGGCGTTGCGGTCGCCAGCGCCATGGCGTTGGGATCGTTGATCTCGCTTTGCTGCGCCTCGGCGAGCCATTGCGCGAAGAGCACGAAGGGATCGGCGCCTGCCGGAATCTCGCTGTCGGCGAGCTGGGCGGAATCGAGGCCGGTTGATGCGAGGCTGTCGGGGGAGGTCATGGAGCGGCTCCGGAGGGCATGGTGATCTGGGCCGAGCGCATATCACACGGTCCGCAAAAGGAAATCCGCGCCGGGTGCGCGGGTTCCAGCGAGCGCGCGCTATTGCGTTGCATGCGGCCCGGGGCTAGCCCCGGACGCGTGACGCCGACGATGATTGTCCTTCTCTTCGCGCTCCTGCTGGCGGCCCTGGCCTATTGCGCGTGGCGGGTCGCGAAGCTCTTCCTGCGAGGATGGAAGGACCGCGTGTGGATCTGGCGGGATGCCAACCGGGCGGGGTTCTTCCTGCTGGTCCTCGCGGTCCTCCAGGTGCACGCATGGGCGATCCGCGAGGATTTTGCCACGGCCCTCGCCTTCGCCCTTCCCTTTTGCCTTGTGCTTCTTTGCGGGCCCTATCTCGCCTATGGCTGCGGCCGCCTTTGCGGCATGTGGGGGCGCGTGCGGGGCGAGGGGCGCGCGTCCTGAGCCGAAACAAGCTGTTCGCCGAGGTCGCCCCAAGCTTGCGCGGCTGCGCTGTTGCACCTAGCTAACACGCCATGTCCGACCCTTACCGCACCCTTGGCGTGGCGCGCACCGCCTCCGAAAAGGAGATCAAGAGCGCCTATCGCAAGCTCGCCAAGGAGCTTCATCCCGACCGCAACAAGGACAATCCGCAAGCTGCGGAGAAGTTTTCGGACGTGACCAAGGCCTATGATCTCCTCTCCGACAAGGACAAGCGCGCGCGGTTCGACCGGGGCGAGATCGATGCCGAGGGCAACCCGCTCAACCCCTTCGCCGGCATGGGCGGCGGCGGTCGCGGGTTTCGCGGCGGATACGGCGCGGGCGGCCCGCGCAGCGGCTATCGCGAGCAGGACGGCGCGGGAATGGGCGGCATGGGGCCGGAGGACCTCGATCTCAGCGACCTTTTCGAAGGCCTGTTCGGCGGCGGCCGCGCGCGCGCCGGAAGCGCGGGGCCGCGCGGATTCGGCCAACGCCCGCCGCCACCCCCGCCGCGGCGCGGGGCGGACATCCACTACCGCCTTGCCGTGCCCTTCACCGATGCCGCATCGGGCCGCGACCAGCGCATCACGCTGGCCGACGGCAAGGCGATCAACCTGAAACTCCCCGCCGGGGTCGAGACCGGCACGCAGATGCGCCTCAAGGACAAGGGCCATGCCGGGCCGGGCGGCAATGGCGACGGGATCGTCACGGTCGAGGTCGGCCCGCACCCCTTCTTCCGCCGCGACGGGGACGATATCCGCATGGACCTGCCGATCACGCTCGACGAGGCGGTGCGCGGCGGCAAGATCAAGTGCCCGACCGTCGACGGCCCGGTGATGCTGACGGTCAGGCCGGGCACGCAGGGCGGGACCGTGATGCGGCTCAAGGGCAAGGGCTGGACCAGGAAGGGCGAGAAGGTCGGCGACAAGCCGGCCCGCGGCGACCAGTTCGTGACCCTCGAGATCCACCTGCCGGCGGACCTTTCGTCGCTCGAGGAAAGGCTTGGAGACTGGGTCGACACTTCGCAGCCGCGCAAGAAGTTCGGCCTCTGAACGGATGGCGGAGCGGGCTTCCCCCCTGCGCTCCTCGCAGCCCCCGGCAATCGAGGACCGCGAGGTCCGCTCGCTTTCGCCCGAGGCGCGGCGCCATGCCGCGCGCGAGCAAAGCGAGGCCGAGCACGCCAGCGGCCTGCGCAGCGCGCTGGTGCAGAAGGTCGGGCCGGGCACGCGCGCCTTCGAGGTGATGAAGCGGACGCTGGTGGGCACCTACCAGGACGGCTTCATCCATGCCGGCAACCTCGCCTATCTGTCGATGCTGGCGATCTTTCCCTTCTTCATTTTCGGCGCGGCGGTGTTCCAGCTGGTCGGCGGGGAGGAGCGCACCTCGCAGATGATCGCCTCCGTCCTGGTGACGCTGCCGCCGGACGTGACCGAGGTGATCGAGCCGGTCGCGGCCAATATCGTCGAGGCGCGTTCGGGCTGGCTGCTGTGGCTGGGCGCTGCGGTCGCGCTGTGGACGGTCTCCAGCCTGGTCGAGACGATCCGCGACATCCTGCGGCGTGCCTATGGCACGAAAGCCGCTCACGCATTCTGGAAATACCGCCTGTTTTCCGCCGGGATCATTCTTGGCGCGGTGGTGCTGCTCCTGATCTCCCTGTTCGCGCAGGTCGTGATCGGGGCGGCGCAGGCGGTGATCGATGCGAGCCTGCCGCAGCTTTCGGAAGCGATCGGAACGCTGCGCCTGTCGCGGATCGCGCCCGCGCTCGGGCTGGCCCTGTCGCTCTACATGCTGTTCTACAGCCTCACCCCGCACCAGTACCGCGCGAAGGCCTATCCCAAGTGGCCGGGCGCGCTGTTCACCGCGGCGTGGTGGCTGGGGGTGACGACGGCGCTGCCGCCGATCCTGTCGAGCTTCTTCGCCTACGATCTCACCTATGGCAGCCTTGCCGGGATCATCATCGCGCTGTTCTTTTTCTGGCTCGTCGGGCTGGGGCTGGTTATCGGGGCGGAACTGAACGCGGCGCTGGCCGAGCCCGAGGCGGCCCATGATGGCGAGGAACAGGGCGGCGGCGAAGGCGCAGGCGCAGGCGCAGGGAAGGGCGACGGGGCCTGAGGCGCGCGGCGGAGCGAGACGAAGGAGCAAGACCGACATGGGCGATCTGATGCGGGGGAAACGCGGGCTGATCATGGGGCTCGCCAATGACAAGTCGCTGGCGTGGGGCATTGCGAGCAAGCTGGCCGAACACGGCGCCGAGCTCGCCTTCTCGTACCAGGGCGAGGCGCTGGCGAAGCGGGTCAATCCGCTGGCCGCAAAGCTGGGGAGCGATTTCACCTTCGAATGCGACGTCGCCGACATGGATTCGCTCGATGCCGCGTTCGCCAGACTCAAGGAACGGTGGGACACGCTCGATTTCGTGGTCCACGCGATCGGGTTCTCGGACAAGAACGAGCTGCGCGGCAAGTATGTCGACACCAGCCTCGAAAACTTCCTGATGACGATGAACATATCGGCCTACTCGCTGGTCGCGGTGACGAAGCGCGCGATCGCGATGATGCCGCCCCTCGCCGAGGACGGCAGCGGCGGCGGCAGCATCCTGACGCTCACCTATTACGGCGCGGAAAAGGTCGTGCCGCACTACAACGTGATGGGCGTCGCCAAGGCCGCGCTGGAGACGAGCGTCAAGTATCTCGCCAATGATCTCGGCCCGGCGGGCATCCGCGTGAACGCGATCAGCGCGGGGCCGATCAAGACGCTGGCGGCGAGCGGGATCGGCGATTTCCGCTACATCCTCAAGTGGAACGAGCTGAACGCGCCGCTGCGCCGCAATGTCACGATCGAGGATGTCGGCGGGGCCGGGCTCTATCTCCTGTCCGATCTCGCCTCGGGCGTGACTGGCGAGGTGCACCATGTCGATGGCGGCTACCACGTGGTCGGCATGAAACAGGAAGACGCGCCCGACATCGCGCTGAGCTGAGGCTTTGGCCCGGCGCTCGCCGGATTTCGCGCGCCGCGCCGGAGGCATGGTTCCAGGACAGCGCCCCTCGCCGAGGCGCGGGGCGGCAGGAGGCCTGGCCGTTCCTCGGGACGGGAGGCGGGGCGACATTCGGCAAGAGCGCGTCCGCACCCGCATGACACGAGGCGTCGCCGCGCGTCCTTCCCCGGCGGGGCCACCCTCATGCTCCGCCGCATGGCCGACGCCGCGATGGCGCCGGCGCCCCGTTCATTTCGAGCCGTACCCCGTCAGGATCGTGTGGAACGTCCGCATCACGATCAGCACGTCGAGCCAGAACGAGAAATACTTGATGTAGTAGAAATCGTACTGGAGCTTGATGTCGATATCCTCGAGCGTGGCGACATGGCCCTTGTTGACCTGCGCCCAGCCCATCAGCCCCGGCCTCACGATGTTGCGATAGGAATAGAAGGGCAGGTGCGCCTCGTACCATTCGGCCAGCGCGTTCGCTTCGGGCCGCGGGCCGATCAGGCTCATCTCGCCCTTCAGCACGTTGAACAGCTGCGGCAGCTCGTCGAGCCGGTAGCGCCGGATCGAGCGGCCGATGCGGGTGATCCGCGGGTCGTCACGGCGCGTGATCGCGTCCTCGCGCGTCGCATCCCCGTTCGTTTCGGGGCGGCTGGTCATCGAGCGGAACTTGTACATCCGGAACGGCCGCCCGCCGAACCCGGTGCGGGTCTGGGTGTAGAACGGGCTTTCCCGGTCCTCGAACCAGATCGCGGCCGCCAGCAGGGCCATGAAGGGCACGGCCAGCGTGATCAGGAGCACGCTCCCGACGAGATCGATCAGCCGCTTGATCGGCGTGTAGGAGCGATTGGGCATGAGCGATCCGAGAGAGTTTTCCGACAGGTGTTCGATCTTGACCTGCCCGGTCAGGGATTCGGTGAGCTGCTTGTAATGATAGACCGGAACCCCCGCGAGCGAGGCCTGCGCCAGGAGGCGTTCCCATTTCGGCGGCAGTTCGGCCCGGAAGTCCGCGACGATGCAGGCCGCCCGGTCGCGCGGAATCTCGGCCCGGACCAGCCGGCGCACCGGAATGCCCTCGATCTCCTCCATCGCCGCCACCTGGCCGCAGGGCACGAGGTAGAAGGGTCGCAGCCGCATCGCCCGGCTGCTCCAGCACAGCCGGGTCGCGATCACGGTCGCGGCGGCGGCCGAATAGAACAGCATCAGGCGGCTGTATTCGACGCGCAGGGCGAACATCACGAGCACGACCAGCACGAAGCTCATCACCATGATCGGGACGCCGTGCACCGCCCCGCGCGTGCCCGGCAGGACCAGCACCCGCCCGGCGAGCTGCATGCCGAGAAACAGCGCCGCACTCGCCGCGATGGCGGTGTTGATCGTCGTCGGGTCGGCGAAGGCTTCGGTGATACCGGCAAGCTCGAACGCGAGGAGCGGGGCGAGCACGACCAGCACCCAGGCGCCGGCATGGCGGATGACCGCGCCCAGCGGCGTGTTCGTCCTGCGCGCGGGGGCGACCTGGGAGACGGGTTGGATCAGCATTGCATGAGTGCCTGGAGCACGCCTCGCATTTCTTCGCCGCCGCGTTTCGGCAAAAGGACCGGGTCCCGTGCGGCGGGACGTGCCGAAACCTAGGCGATGCTGCGAAAACGCGGCAAGGCGATGAATCCTCCGCTTTGGCGGCTTGCCGGGTGGATCGGCTCCACATCGGAGGCGATCGGGACCCGGCCGCGCAATGGCACCACACTGGAGGCATCGGGCGCGACGTGGAGGCAAATTGCGGTTGCCTTGCCGGAATGGCCGCCTGTAGTGACCGGCCATGGAAATCCGCCGGTGTTCAGGCACATGGGCACCCCTTCTCCGCGGCAACGGGCGCACGGTGCGCGCTCCCGCCGGATCGGCGAAGGGTGCCGGCGCCTGGTCCGTCGAATGCCCGCCCCGTTCCTCCAACGCGAGTAGCTAGCCCGACATGCTCAACGACAAGTCCGTCCTGGTCACCGGGGGCACAGGCTCCTTCGGCAAGGCGTTCGTCCGCACCGTGCTCGAACGCTATCCGGACATCCGCCGGCTCGTGATCTATTCGCGCGACGAACTGAAGCAGTTCGAGATGGCGCAGGTCTTCCCTCGTTCGGAACATCCCGCGCTGCGCTATTTCCTCGGCGACGTGCGGGACGAGGCGCGGCTGCGGCGCGCGCTCGAAGGGATCGACGTCGTGGTCCACGCCGCCGCGCTGAAACAGGTGCCGGCGGCCGAATACAACCCGTTCGAATGCATCAAGACCAACGTGCTCGGCGCGCAGAACCTGATCGAGGGCTGCCTCGATGCGGGGGTCGCCCGGGTGGTCGCGCTCTCGACCGACAAGGCGGCGGCACCGATCAACCTCTACGGCGCGACCAAGCTGTGTTCGGACAAGCTGTTCGTCGCGGCCAACAACATCAAGGGCACGCGCGACGTGCGCTTTTCCGTCGTGCGCTACGGCAACGTGATGGGCTCGCGCGGGTCGGTCATCCCCTTCTTCCTGGCGAAGAAGGCGGAAGGCGTGCTGCCGATCACCGATCCGCGCATGACACGCTTCAACATCTCGCTGCGCGAAGGGGTCGAGATGGTGCTGTGGTCGATCGAACACGCGAGCGGGGGCGAGGTGCTGGTGCCCAAGATCCCGTCCTACCGGATCGGCGACGTCGCGATGGCGATCGCGCCCGAATGCGAACACCGGATCGTCGGCATTCGCCCGGGCGAGAAGATCCACGAGGAGATGATCACCGCATCCGACAGCTTCAACACGGTCGACATGGGCGATTATTTCGCCATCCTGCCGGTCAGCGCGGAATACACGATCGAGGATTACTGCGCGAAGCACGGCGGAACGCCGGTCGAGCCGGGCTTTGCCTATTCCTCGGGCACCAATCCCGATTTCCTCTCGGTCGAACGGTTGCGCGAACTGATCGATGAACACGTCGCCGGCCAGGTGATCGACTGAGCGGCGCGGGAGCGGGCGCGGTGTCGGTTGGGGCGCAACGAAAGGGACGAGCGATGGCGAGCGCTGCGGACGGGTTCATTCCCTACAGCCGGCAGGAGATATCCGAAGAGGACATCGCCGCCGTCGGCGCGCTGCTGCGCTCCGATTTCCTGACCCAGGGCCCGGCCGGCCCGGCGTTCGAGGCGGCCTTCGCCGAGCGCCACGGGGTCGGTCATGCGATCGCCGTCTCGAACGCGACCGCGGCGCTCCACATCGGGTGCCTCGCGCTCGGCATCGGGCCGGGAAGCCGCGTCTGGACCAGCCCCAACAGCTTCGTCTCGAGCGCGAACTGCGCGGTTTTCTGCGGCGCCACGGTCGATTTCGTCGACATCGATCCGATCACCCGCAACATGGGCGTCGATGCTCTCGCCGCGAAGCTCGAGACGGCGGAGAAACGCGGCACGCTGCCGGACCTCCTGATCCCGGTCGATTTCGCGGGCCTCCCGTGCGACCTGGCCGAGATGCGGGCGCTGGCGGACCGCTATGGCTTTGCGATCCTCGAGGATGCGAGCCATGCGACCGGCGCAGCCTATCGCGACGAACCCGTCGGTTCGCGCCATGCCGATGCGACCGTGTTCAGTTTCCACGCGGTCAAGATCGTCACCACCGGCGAAGGCGGGATGATCGTGACGCAGGACGCCGCGCTGGCTGAAAGGCTGCGCCTGCTGCGCTCGCACGGGGTGACCCGCGACGAGACCGCGATGAAGCGCGCGCCCACGCCCGAAAACGGCCTCGGCGCATGGTATTACGAAATGACCGAGCTGGGCTGGAACTATCGCCTGACGGACCTGCAAGCCGCGCTCGGGCTCTCCCAGCTCGGCCGGATGGACGAATGGCGCGCGCGGCGCGAGGCGCTGGCGGACCGCTACGATGCGCTGCTCGGCGAGGGGCCGCTGCGGCTTCCGGTGCGGCGAGCGGACCGGGTTTCTGCCTGGCATCTCTACGCGGTCGAACTGGCCGACGAGGCGCGCGCGGGGCGGGCGGAAGTCTTTGCCGCGCTGCGCGCCGCGGGGATCGGCGTGAACGTTCACTACATCCCCATCCACACCCAGCCCTTCTACCGGCAGCGCGGCTTTCGCAGCGAGGATTTCCCGAAAGCCGTCGCCTATTACGAACGGGCGCTGTCGCTCCCGCTCTTCCCCGCCCTGACCGAGGCGCAGCAGGACCGGGTGGCACGCGTGCTGCTCGATCTCGTGGCCTGAGGCGGAGCGGGGCATGGACGTCGCAGCGACCATCGCGATCATTCCCGCGCGGGGCGGGTCGAAGCGCATCCCGCGCAAGAACGTCCGGCCCTTCGCGGGCAAGCCGATGATCGCCCATGCGATCGAGGCGGCGCTCGCCTGCGATGCGATCGGGCGGGTGATCGTCTCGACCGACGACGACGCGATCGCCGCGATCGCCGCCGGGCACGGGGCCGAGGTGCCGTTTCGCCGTCCGGGCGAGCTTGCCGACGACATCACCCCGACCGTGCCGGTGATCCAGCAC contains these protein-coding regions:
- a CDS encoding serine hydrolase, which produces MTHRSLSIRRAHPLAPAPLLPALALLAACGASGPAEPAPLTEEARAAVTDKAGAPREQLAREVDDLFALEGLGETRAVVVMANGELAAERYGEGYDADTRFVSWSMAKTVTAVMIGMLVADGLLGLDAPAPVELWQRPGDPRSAITLRHLLQMRSGLRHTESGDPPYESSEVRMLFLDGRDDMAKWAEEQPLEAEPGEYFEYSSNTTVILADIAADALTGSDDPETRRKAVADFLEARLFAPLEMASMVPEFDASGTLIGGSLMHATARDWARFGEFLRRKGRAPGGEQLVPSRWVEEMVTPSPASPHYGLQTWLNRPVEGLEFPHPLFPDRASQDLFALIGHMGQYVLVAPDRRLTMVRLGHSNGEERRAMLQQAADVIELYPER
- a CDS encoding PhzF family phenazine biosynthesis protein; this encodes MTGTIPYWHVDAFAAAPFRGNQAAVMVLGEWLPDEVLQRIGEENNFAETAFLVRDETGEADWELRWFTPTSEVALCGHATLASGHVVLSDAERFGEGTRVTFRTRKAGVLEVVKAGEGYELALPVTLVERDSHPDLLAAIGFRGEVFVSWYGAEQTAIVALQSEAEVSGLAPDMAALRNIDLMAICTAPADEESDYDVVSRVFVPAWGVDEDSVTGSAHAALAPFWAERLGRRELRAHQASQRGGELTMRLEGEGKDQRAWLGGPCVTVVEGTFRL
- the pdxH gene encoding pyridoxamine 5'-phosphate oxidase, which encodes MTSPDSLASTGLDSAQLADSEIPAGADPFVLFAQWLAEAQQSEINDPNAMALATATPDGAPSVRMVLLKGHGAEEGADYGVIGGGFTFFTNAGSRKGGEIRANMQASLLFHWKSLRRQVRIEGPLTEVSPARADAYFHSRPYKSQVGSAASDQSRPLDTRQTYIDRVKAIWAKHQEEGRVPRPSEWTGFTLSPQRIEFWRDRDNRLHDRRLFTLTGAGDALGWSDTLLYP
- a CDS encoding DnaJ C-terminal domain-containing protein; the encoded protein is MSDPYRTLGVARTASEKEIKSAYRKLAKELHPDRNKDNPQAAEKFSDVTKAYDLLSDKDKRARFDRGEIDAEGNPLNPFAGMGGGGRGFRGGYGAGGPRSGYREQDGAGMGGMGPEDLDLSDLFEGLFGGGRARAGSAGPRGFGQRPPPPPPRRGADIHYRLAVPFTDAASGRDQRITLADGKAINLKLPAGVETGTQMRLKDKGHAGPGGNGDGIVTVEVGPHPFFRRDGDDIRMDLPITLDEAVRGGKIKCPTVDGPVMLTVRPGTQGGTVMRLKGKGWTRKGEKVGDKPARGDQFVTLEIHLPADLSSLEERLGDWVDTSQPRKKFGL
- a CDS encoding YihY/virulence factor BrkB family protein — translated: MAERASPLRSSQPPAIEDREVRSLSPEARRHAAREQSEAEHASGLRSALVQKVGPGTRAFEVMKRTLVGTYQDGFIHAGNLAYLSMLAIFPFFIFGAAVFQLVGGEERTSQMIASVLVTLPPDVTEVIEPVAANIVEARSGWLLWLGAAVALWTVSSLVETIRDILRRAYGTKAAHAFWKYRLFSAGIILGAVVLLLISLFAQVVIGAAQAVIDASLPQLSEAIGTLRLSRIAPALGLALSLYMLFYSLTPHQYRAKAYPKWPGALFTAAWWLGVTTALPPILSSFFAYDLTYGSLAGIIIALFFFWLVGLGLVIGAELNAALAEPEAAHDGEEQGGGEGAGAGAGKGDGA
- the fabI gene encoding enoyl-ACP reductase FabI, encoding MGDLMRGKRGLIMGLANDKSLAWGIASKLAEHGAELAFSYQGEALAKRVNPLAAKLGSDFTFECDVADMDSLDAAFARLKERWDTLDFVVHAIGFSDKNELRGKYVDTSLENFLMTMNISAYSLVAVTKRAIAMMPPLAEDGSGGGSILTLTYYGAEKVVPHYNVMGVAKAALETSVKYLANDLGPAGIRVNAISAGPIKTLAASGIGDFRYILKWNELNAPLRRNVTIEDVGGAGLYLLSDLASGVTGEVHHVDGGYHVVGMKQEDAPDIALS
- a CDS encoding sugar transferase: MLIQPVSQVAPARRTNTPLGAVIRHAGAWVLVVLAPLLAFELAGITEAFADPTTINTAIAASAALFLGMQLAGRVLVLPGTRGAVHGVPIMVMSFVLVVLVMFALRVEYSRLMLFYSAAAATVIATRLCWSSRAMRLRPFYLVPCGQVAAMEEIEGIPVRRLVRAEIPRDRAACIVADFRAELPPKWERLLAQASLAGVPVYHYKQLTESLTGQVKIEHLSENSLGSLMPNRSYTPIKRLIDLVGSVLLITLAVPFMALLAAAIWFEDRESPFYTQTRTGFGGRPFRMYKFRSMTSRPETNGDATREDAITRRDDPRITRIGRSIRRYRLDELPQLFNVLKGEMSLIGPRPEANALAEWYEAHLPFYSYRNIVRPGLMGWAQVNKGHVATLEDIDIKLQYDFYYIKYFSFWLDVLIVMRTFHTILTGYGSK
- the pseB gene encoding UDP-N-acetylglucosamine 4,6-dehydratase (inverting), with product MLNDKSVLVTGGTGSFGKAFVRTVLERYPDIRRLVIYSRDELKQFEMAQVFPRSEHPALRYFLGDVRDEARLRRALEGIDVVVHAAALKQVPAAEYNPFECIKTNVLGAQNLIEGCLDAGVARVVALSTDKAAAPINLYGATKLCSDKLFVAANNIKGTRDVRFSVVRYGNVMGSRGSVIPFFLAKKAEGVLPITDPRMTRFNISLREGVEMVLWSIEHASGGEVLVPKIPSYRIGDVAMAIAPECEHRIVGIRPGEKIHEEMITASDSFNTVDMGDYFAILPVSAEYTIEDYCAKHGGTPVEPGFAYSSGTNPDFLSVERLRELIDEHVAGQVID
- the pseC gene encoding UDP-4-amino-4,6-dideoxy-N-acetyl-beta-L-altrosamine transaminase codes for the protein MASAADGFIPYSRQEISEEDIAAVGALLRSDFLTQGPAGPAFEAAFAERHGVGHAIAVSNATAALHIGCLALGIGPGSRVWTSPNSFVSSANCAVFCGATVDFVDIDPITRNMGVDALAAKLETAEKRGTLPDLLIPVDFAGLPCDLAEMRALADRYGFAILEDASHATGAAYRDEPVGSRHADATVFSFHAVKIVTTGEGGMIVTQDAALAERLRLLRSHGVTRDETAMKRAPTPENGLGAWYYEMTELGWNYRLTDLQAALGLSQLGRMDEWRARREALADRYDALLGEGPLRLPVRRADRVSAWHLYAVELADEARAGRAEVFAALRAAGIGVNVHYIPIHTQPFYRQRGFRSEDFPKAVAYYERALSLPLFPALTEAQQDRVARVLLDLVA